In Pseudofrankia saprophytica, one genomic interval encodes:
- a CDS encoding enoyl-CoA hydratase-related protein: MSDADASPGAASGAVSGAGSESGAVSEAVRYEVSDHVAVITLNRPAARNAVNHDVAVGLESAIDALENDPDVWVGVLCANSAGQARPVFCAGADLKAIEAGQLDTLMTARGGFAGFVFRERAKPVVVAVDGLATAGGLEIVLAADLVVASTRSAFGLAEVKRNLVASSGGLFRLPRAIGQAAALDAILTGEPIEATRAFALGLVSRLVEPGEALTEALRLAEQIAAAAPLAVRASRRIVRAAATTDDDTLRAMSDQEFRRLLDSEDTKEGLAAFIEKRSPRWSGR; encoded by the coding sequence ATGTCTGACGCTGACGCCTCGCCTGGCGCCGCCTCTGGCGCTGTCTCTGGCGCCGGGTCCGAGTCTGGCGCCGTTTCCGAGGCTGTCCGCTACGAGGTCTCCGACCACGTCGCGGTGATCACCCTGAACCGGCCCGCGGCGCGCAACGCCGTCAACCACGACGTCGCGGTCGGGCTGGAATCGGCGATCGACGCCCTGGAGAACGACCCGGACGTCTGGGTGGGCGTGCTGTGCGCCAACTCCGCTGGGCAGGCGCGCCCGGTGTTCTGCGCCGGCGCGGACCTCAAGGCGATCGAGGCCGGGCAGCTCGACACGCTCATGACCGCCCGCGGCGGGTTCGCGGGTTTCGTGTTCCGCGAGCGCGCCAAACCGGTGGTCGTCGCGGTCGACGGCCTGGCCACCGCCGGGGGGCTGGAAATCGTCCTGGCCGCCGACCTGGTCGTGGCCAGCACCCGCTCGGCCTTCGGGCTCGCCGAGGTGAAGCGCAACCTCGTCGCCTCCTCCGGAGGCCTGTTCCGGCTGCCGCGGGCGATCGGCCAGGCAGCCGCCCTGGACGCGATCCTCACCGGCGAGCCGATCGAGGCGACGCGTGCGTTCGCGCTGGGCCTGGTCAGCCGGCTCGTCGAGCCCGGCGAGGCGCTCACGGAGGCGCTGCGGCTGGCCGAACAGATCGCCGCGGCCGCGCCGCTGGCGGTGCGGGCCAGCCGCCGCATCGTGCGCGCCGCCGCGACCACTGACGATGACACGCTGCGAGCGATGTCCGACCAGGAGTTCAGGCGGCTGCTCGATTCCGAGGACACGAAGGAAGGATTGGCGGCGTTCATCGAGAAGCGCTCGCCGCGGTGGAGTGGGCGATGA
- a CDS encoding ferredoxin, whose translation MAHEIRIDRDLCMGSGQCLIYAPSTFAQDDDAIAIVVDPDGNTAAELVSAVTGCPTQAISVVDV comes from the coding sequence GTGGCTCATGAGATACGGATTGATCGTGACCTGTGCATGGGGTCCGGTCAGTGCCTGATCTACGCGCCGAGTACCTTCGCCCAGGACGACGACGCGATCGCGATCGTCGTCGACCCCGACGGCAACACGGCGGCTGAGCTCGTCAGCGCTGTCACCGGCTGCCCGACGCAGGCGATCTCGGTCGTCGATGTCTGA
- a CDS encoding cytochrome P450, whose product MTELTDLSTANFFRDQEIAVDPWAYFNFLLADRPVWIEPKYGVAMVAGWEEALAVFRDPDTFSSCNLIAGPRPAFPVEIKGQGDDISELIEAHRDVLPQSDQLVTFDPPKHTAHRSILMGLITPKRLKENEEFMWRLADRQLDTILAMGTCEFIEDFAQPYTLLVIADLLGVPEEDHQMLLEKTGIGVLPGGTDEKQSMGHHTLDPLYDYFIDRIGARRSSPQGDVLTGMAQATFPDGTTPDLIDVARIGANLFAAGQETTVRLLGACLQLLGDSPDLQRQLREDRSLIPRFVEEALRLQGPIKSMFRLVRKSTTLGGVDLPAGTVVSLVGGATGRDPRQFENPDALWLERPNARRHLAFGHGVHTCPGAPLARSEVRVVLERLFDRTSAIKISEEFHGPADARRYEYMPTYLFHGLMSLHVELTPVA is encoded by the coding sequence ATGACGGAACTGACCGACCTCAGCACGGCGAACTTCTTCCGCGACCAGGAGATCGCGGTCGACCCGTGGGCGTACTTCAACTTCCTGCTGGCCGACCGTCCGGTCTGGATCGAGCCGAAGTACGGCGTCGCCATGGTCGCCGGCTGGGAGGAGGCGCTGGCGGTCTTCCGCGACCCCGACACGTTCTCCTCGTGCAACCTCATCGCCGGGCCGCGGCCGGCCTTCCCCGTCGAGATCAAGGGGCAGGGCGACGACATCTCCGAGCTGATCGAGGCGCACCGGGACGTGCTGCCGCAGAGCGACCAGCTCGTCACCTTCGACCCGCCGAAGCACACCGCTCACCGTTCCATCCTGATGGGGCTGATCACGCCCAAGCGCCTCAAGGAGAACGAGGAGTTCATGTGGCGGCTGGCCGACCGCCAGCTGGACACGATCCTCGCGATGGGCACCTGCGAGTTCATCGAGGACTTCGCCCAGCCCTACACGCTGCTGGTCATCGCCGACCTGCTGGGGGTCCCCGAAGAGGACCACCAGATGCTGCTGGAGAAGACCGGGATCGGCGTCCTGCCCGGTGGCACCGATGAGAAGCAGTCGATGGGGCACCACACCCTGGACCCGCTCTACGACTACTTCATCGACCGCATCGGGGCCCGCCGGAGCAGCCCCCAGGGCGACGTCCTCACCGGCATGGCGCAGGCGACCTTCCCGGACGGGACCACCCCGGACCTGATCGACGTCGCCCGGATCGGGGCCAACCTGTTCGCCGCTGGCCAGGAGACCACGGTCCGGCTGCTCGGCGCGTGCCTGCAGCTGCTCGGGGACAGCCCGGACCTGCAGCGGCAGCTTCGGGAGGACCGTTCCCTCATCCCGCGCTTCGTCGAGGAGGCGCTGCGCCTCCAGGGGCCGATCAAGAGCATGTTCCGGCTGGTGCGCAAGTCGACCACCCTCGGCGGCGTGGACCTGCCCGCGGGGACCGTCGTGTCGCTGGTCGGCGGCGCGACCGGCCGGGACCCGCGCCAGTTCGAGAACCCGGACGCGCTGTGGCTGGAGCGCCCGAACGCGCGCCGGCACCTGGCGTTCGGGCACGGCGTGCACACCTGCCCCGGCGCTCCGCTGGCCCGGTCCGAGGTGCGCGTCGTCCTGGAGCGGCTCTTCGACCGCACGTCCGCGATCAAGATTTCCGAGGAGTTCCACGGCCCGGCTGACGCGCGGCGTTACGAGTACATGCCCACCTACCTGTTCCACGGCCTGATGAGCCTGCACGTGGAGCTGACTCCCGTCGCGTGA
- a CDS encoding dehydrogenase E1 component subunit alpha/beta: protein MRLIRRFEERASVLYRDSQIPGFLHLSIGQEATAVGACWPLDDRDVITSTHRGHGHCIAKGLDVTEMFAELMGRETGTNRGRGGSMHIADPRKGIFGANGIVAAGLPIAAGAAIAARLRAAGGAGDGSAGAGAGGSAGGVVVAFFGDGAVGQGMFHEAVNLAAVWDLPVIFLCENNHYAEFSPEADQHRASLADRARGYGIGYAHVDGNDVLAVAQTTSRLVRDLRAGAGPVLLEAETYRWHGHYEGDPERYRDATEVDTAKIGDPLLVLARRMEPEQVATIDRDVDELIEKAVATASAAPEPDPATLYHYVTSPREAVAEPPEPTGEIFRTMDAVHDALDLELGSDPDVFVAGIDVGAGGNVFGLTRGLAAKYPGRVRDTPISESAVIGVAVGAAMAGLRPVVEVMYLDFIGVCLDQIMNQAAKMRFMTGGAASLPLVVRTQFGAGRSSGAQHSQSLEALLAHIPGLTVVMPSTPADTYGLLRSAIRDPNPVVFIEHRLLYGRKGPRPASDALIPLGKAAIRREGTDVTLVSYSKMVHNCLTAAEQLAGEGISVEVIDLRTIAPLDYETVLGSLAKTNRLVIAHEAVTPFGVGAELAAAAVREGFWTLDAPVIRVGAEPTPAPYAPSLERAWLPDVERIAAAVRESASA, encoded by the coding sequence ATGCGCCTGATCCGGCGCTTCGAGGAACGGGCGTCGGTGCTCTATCGCGACAGCCAGATCCCCGGCTTCCTGCACCTGTCCATCGGCCAGGAGGCGACCGCGGTCGGGGCCTGCTGGCCGCTCGACGACCGGGACGTGATCACGTCCACGCACCGCGGCCACGGCCACTGCATCGCCAAAGGCCTCGACGTCACCGAGATGTTCGCCGAGCTGATGGGGCGCGAGACGGGGACGAACCGCGGCCGCGGCGGCTCGATGCACATCGCCGACCCGCGCAAGGGCATCTTCGGCGCGAACGGCATCGTCGCGGCGGGGCTGCCGATCGCCGCCGGCGCCGCCATCGCCGCGCGGCTGCGCGCGGCCGGCGGCGCGGGTGACGGTTCGGCTGGCGCTGGCGCTGGCGGTTCGGCCGGCGGCGTCGTCGTCGCCTTCTTCGGGGACGGCGCGGTGGGGCAGGGCATGTTCCACGAGGCCGTGAACCTGGCCGCCGTCTGGGACCTGCCGGTGATCTTCCTGTGCGAGAACAACCACTACGCCGAGTTCTCGCCCGAGGCCGACCAGCACCGCGCGTCGCTGGCCGACCGGGCCCGCGGCTATGGCATCGGCTACGCGCACGTCGACGGCAACGACGTCCTCGCGGTGGCGCAGACGACGTCGCGGCTGGTCCGTGACCTTCGGGCCGGCGCAGGGCCGGTTCTGCTGGAGGCCGAGACCTACCGCTGGCACGGTCACTACGAGGGCGACCCGGAGCGATACCGGGACGCCACCGAGGTCGACACCGCCAAGATCGGCGATCCGCTGCTCGTGCTCGCGCGGCGGATGGAGCCGGAGCAGGTCGCGACGATCGACCGGGACGTCGACGAGCTGATCGAGAAGGCGGTGGCGACGGCGTCCGCCGCGCCCGAGCCCGACCCGGCGACGCTGTACCACTACGTCACCAGCCCGCGCGAGGCCGTCGCGGAGCCGCCCGAGCCGACCGGCGAGATCTTCCGGACGATGGACGCGGTGCACGACGCGCTGGACCTCGAGCTGGGCAGCGACCCCGACGTGTTCGTCGCCGGCATCGACGTCGGCGCCGGCGGCAACGTCTTCGGCCTGACCCGGGGGCTGGCGGCGAAGTACCCCGGCCGGGTGCGCGACACGCCGATCTCCGAGAGCGCGGTCATCGGCGTCGCCGTCGGCGCGGCCATGGCCGGCCTGCGGCCGGTGGTCGAGGTCATGTACCTCGACTTCATCGGCGTCTGCCTCGACCAGATCATGAACCAGGCCGCGAAGATGCGCTTCATGACGGGCGGCGCGGCGAGTCTGCCGCTGGTCGTCCGCACCCAGTTCGGGGCGGGGCGCTCGTCCGGCGCACAGCACTCGCAGAGCCTCGAGGCCCTGCTCGCGCACATCCCGGGGCTCACGGTCGTCATGCCGTCCACGCCGGCGGACACCTACGGCCTGCTGCGCAGCGCGATCCGTGACCCCAACCCCGTGGTCTTCATCGAGCACCGGCTGCTCTATGGGCGCAAGGGGCCGCGCCCCGCGTCCGACGCGCTGATACCGCTTGGCAAGGCCGCCATCCGCCGCGAGGGCACGGACGTCACGCTGGTGTCCTACTCGAAGATGGTGCACAACTGCCTCACCGCCGCCGAGCAGCTGGCCGGCGAGGGGATCAGCGTCGAGGTCATCGACCTGCGCACGATCGCGCCGCTGGACTACGAGACGGTCCTCGGGTCGCTGGCGAAGACCAACCGGCTCGTCATCGCGCACGAGGCGGTGACGCCGTTCGGCGTGGGCGCGGAGCTGGCCGCGGCGGCGGTGCGCGAGGGCTTCTGGACGCTGGACGCCCCGGTGATCCGGGTGGGCGCGGAGCCGACCCCGGCGCCGTACGCGCCGTCGCTCGAACGCGCCTGGCTGCCGGACGTCGAGCGGATCGCCGCCGCGGTGCGCGAGTCGGCCAGCGCGTAG
- a CDS encoding acyl-CoA dehydrogenase family protein: MDFDLPEETLALQRVCREFAAKEIEPHAADWSEREYFPAEIFPRFAELGIMGMLIDEEYGGADAGYVTYVAVMEAIGGADQSIAAAWNAHSTIASLPLAAFGTHEQKKRWLVPLATGTHLGAFGLTEPTAGSDAASIRTSAVRDGNGWRINGTKMFITNAGTPISLGVTILATTGTSPDGKKRFGTFFIPDGTPGYSKGNALRKLGWHAMDTRELIFTDCWIPDDHLIGEEGNGLRQFLEVLDAGRISVAALGLSLAQAALDLALRHANEREQFGSKLSRFQAIGHKLADMATEVEAARALVYRAAWLGDRGRPFAKEAAMAKLYTSEVANRAASASVQIHGGYGYVRESAISRFYADAKVLEIGEGTSEIQRNVIARHLTKRTP, from the coding sequence ATGGACTTCGATCTCCCCGAGGAGACGCTCGCCCTCCAGCGCGTGTGCCGCGAGTTCGCGGCCAAGGAGATCGAGCCGCACGCCGCCGACTGGAGCGAGCGTGAGTACTTCCCCGCCGAGATCTTCCCCAGGTTCGCCGAGCTGGGGATCATGGGCATGCTCATCGACGAGGAGTACGGCGGCGCGGACGCCGGCTATGTCACCTACGTCGCCGTGATGGAGGCCATCGGCGGCGCCGACCAGTCGATCGCCGCCGCGTGGAACGCCCACTCGACGATCGCGTCGCTGCCGCTCGCCGCCTTCGGCACCCACGAGCAGAAGAAGCGCTGGCTCGTCCCGCTGGCCACCGGCACGCACCTCGGCGCGTTCGGACTCACCGAGCCGACCGCCGGCTCCGACGCCGCGTCCATCCGCACGAGCGCGGTGCGGGACGGGAACGGGTGGCGGATCAACGGCACCAAGATGTTCATCACCAACGCCGGCACACCGATCAGCCTCGGCGTCACCATCCTCGCGACGACCGGCACCTCGCCCGACGGCAAGAAGCGCTTCGGCACGTTCTTCATCCCGGACGGCACGCCGGGGTACTCCAAGGGAAACGCGCTGCGCAAGCTGGGCTGGCACGCGATGGACACCCGCGAGCTCATCTTCACCGACTGCTGGATCCCCGACGACCACCTGATCGGCGAGGAGGGGAACGGCCTGCGTCAGTTCCTGGAGGTCCTCGACGCCGGGCGCATCAGCGTGGCGGCGCTCGGGCTCTCCCTCGCGCAGGCCGCCCTCGACCTGGCGCTGCGGCACGCGAACGAGCGTGAGCAGTTCGGCAGCAAGCTCTCCCGGTTCCAGGCCATCGGCCACAAGCTCGCCGACATGGCCACCGAGGTCGAGGCCGCCCGCGCGCTGGTGTACCGCGCCGCGTGGCTCGGCGACCGGGGCCGGCCGTTCGCCAAGGAGGCGGCGATGGCCAAGCTCTACACCTCCGAGGTCGCCAACCGCGCGGCCAGCGCGAGCGTGCAGATCCACGGCGGCTACGGCTACGTGCGCGAGTCCGCGATCTCCCGGTTCTACGCGGACGCGAAGGTCCTGGAGATCGGCGAGGGCACCAGCGAGATCCAGCGCAACGTCATCGCACGGCACCTCACGAAACGCACGCCGTGA
- a CDS encoding EthD domain-containing protein: MIKIVALIKRRPDLTLGEFREYYEHRHAPLFHRVIPAEVADAIIHYVQNHTVVLGRGTTETAYDCVTEIGFRDRAGLTTWNRWYLGDEGRVLRDDEENFMDKSRRYVLVTEESNLGVGR, translated from the coding sequence ATGATCAAGATCGTCGCGCTCATCAAGCGCCGGCCGGACCTGACACTCGGCGAGTTCCGGGAGTACTACGAGCACCGGCACGCGCCGCTCTTCCACCGCGTGATCCCGGCCGAGGTGGCGGACGCGATCATCCACTACGTGCAGAACCACACGGTCGTGCTCGGCCGCGGCACCACCGAGACGGCGTACGACTGCGTGACCGAGATCGGGTTCCGCGACCGCGCCGGGCTCACGACCTGGAACCGCTGGTACCTCGGCGACGAGGGCCGGGTGCTGCGCGACGACGAGGAGAACTTCATGGACAAGAGCAGGCGGTACGTGCTCGTCACCGAGGAGTCCAACCTCGGGGTCGGCCGCTGA
- a CDS encoding quinone oxidoreductase family protein, with translation MLAATITAADQADPLSGLRVGDHPEPAVPEGWSLVEVRAASLNYHDILSLRGHGPRNAPFPRVLGSDVAGVDEAGNEVLVHALVGDPAWTGDEVLDPRISMLSDFHDGGLAEFVAVPSRNLVAKPAELSFEEAACLPTAWLTAYRMLFVLAGATEGTTVLMQGAGGGVATAVIMLGRAAGVRVWVTGRSEAKRSRAVALGAAAAFEPGARLPERVDVVIETVGAATWAHSMKAVRPGGTIVVAGMTSGTNPPLDIERLYLANLRIVGTTMGSRHDLEGLVKMIVDHGLRPPIHEVIPLADTRAGFQAMVDGDVFGKVVARPK, from the coding sequence ATGCTGGCCGCGACGATCACCGCGGCCGACCAGGCCGACCCGCTGTCGGGACTGCGCGTCGGCGACCACCCGGAGCCGGCCGTTCCCGAGGGCTGGAGCCTCGTCGAGGTCAGGGCCGCGTCGCTGAACTACCACGACATCCTGTCGCTGCGCGGGCACGGGCCCAGGAACGCGCCGTTCCCGCGCGTGCTCGGCTCGGACGTGGCCGGCGTCGACGAGGCCGGCAACGAGGTCCTGGTGCACGCGCTGGTGGGCGACCCCGCCTGGACGGGCGACGAGGTGCTCGACCCGAGGATCTCGATGCTGTCGGACTTCCACGACGGCGGGCTGGCCGAGTTCGTCGCCGTGCCGTCCCGCAACCTGGTGGCCAAGCCGGCCGAGCTGTCGTTCGAGGAGGCGGCCTGCCTGCCCACGGCCTGGCTGACGGCCTACCGGATGCTGTTCGTCCTGGCCGGCGCCACCGAGGGCACGACGGTGCTCATGCAGGGCGCCGGCGGCGGCGTGGCGACCGCAGTGATCATGTTGGGCCGCGCGGCCGGCGTGCGCGTCTGGGTCACCGGGCGGTCCGAGGCGAAGCGCTCCCGCGCCGTCGCGCTCGGCGCGGCCGCGGCGTTCGAGCCGGGCGCGCGGCTCCCGGAACGGGTCGACGTGGTCATCGAGACCGTGGGGGCGGCCACCTGGGCGCACTCGATGAAGGCCGTTCGTCCCGGCGGCACGATCGTCGTCGCCGGCATGACGTCCGGGACGAACCCGCCCCTGGACATCGAGCGGCTGTACCTGGCCAACCTGCGGATCGTCGGCACCACCATGGGATCCCGCCACGATCTCGAAGGGCTCGTGAAGATGATCGTGGACCACGGCCTGCGGCCCCCGATCCACGAGGTCATCCCGCTCGCCGACACCCGGGCCGGCTTCCAGGCCATGGTGGACGGCGACGTCTTCGGCAAGGTGGTCGCCCGACCCAAGTAG
- a CDS encoding amidohydrolase family protein yields the protein MSKDFVVSADGHILEPIDLFKTRMPVHLRDRAVWEEDIELEEPLVEGGAKVFRRLHTPGFEGWTVSRYRQTSGRTPDGDPETIIEDLTADGVDACVMHPNLSIFGLYSDDHELSIEHARVYNGYLIERFLPYRDRIAPTCPIPLTDIDDAVAEIERVTSAGFKALLLPGIPPTTYWDPALDRVWDAARAAGAQIFFHTQTGGVKMKNPSSSTMRVVKENARQVNQPVTAKSAAERLYTQSVLSTLTPQKVICDLIGAGVAERYPELHFNLIEFNAHWLSSLVGAMDKAWTTGIGQDTDWWIGSWNDEAPPTLEGQDTMARIFLLNEKWPYPLMPSEYVQRQFHVSFSDDLAAVAARHITGVSSIIWGNDYPHAEGTFRGSQELLAQQFAGVPDAERKAIVGGTLADVMGFKQPATV from the coding sequence ATGTCCAAGGATTTCGTTGTCTCCGCCGATGGGCACATCCTCGAGCCGATCGACCTCTTCAAGACCCGCATGCCGGTCCACCTGCGTGACCGCGCGGTCTGGGAGGAGGACATCGAGCTCGAGGAGCCGCTGGTCGAGGGTGGGGCGAAGGTCTTCCGTCGCCTGCACACGCCCGGCTTCGAGGGCTGGACGGTCTCCCGCTACCGGCAGACCTCGGGGCGCACGCCCGACGGCGACCCGGAGACGATCATCGAGGACCTGACGGCCGACGGCGTCGACGCCTGCGTGATGCACCCGAACCTGTCGATCTTCGGGCTGTACTCCGACGACCACGAGCTGTCGATCGAGCACGCCCGGGTCTACAACGGCTACCTCATCGAGCGCTTCCTGCCATACCGGGACCGCATCGCCCCGACCTGCCCGATCCCGCTCACCGACATCGACGACGCCGTCGCCGAGATCGAGCGGGTGACCAGCGCCGGCTTCAAGGCCCTGTTGCTGCCCGGCATCCCGCCGACGACGTACTGGGACCCGGCGCTCGACCGGGTCTGGGACGCGGCCCGCGCCGCCGGCGCGCAGATCTTCTTCCACACCCAGACCGGTGGCGTGAAGATGAAGAACCCGTCGTCCTCGACGATGCGGGTCGTCAAGGAGAACGCCCGGCAGGTGAACCAGCCGGTGACCGCGAAGTCCGCCGCCGAGCGGCTCTACACCCAGTCGGTCCTGTCGACGCTCACGCCGCAGAAGGTGATCTGCGACCTGATCGGCGCCGGCGTGGCCGAGCGGTACCCCGAGCTGCACTTCAACCTGATCGAGTTCAACGCGCACTGGCTGTCCTCGCTCGTCGGCGCCATGGACAAGGCGTGGACCACCGGCATCGGCCAGGACACCGACTGGTGGATCGGCTCCTGGAACGACGAGGCCCCGCCGACCCTCGAGGGCCAGGACACGATGGCGCGGATCTTCCTGCTCAACGAGAAGTGGCCCTACCCGCTCATGCCGAGCGAGTACGTGCAGCGCCAGTTCCACGTCTCGTTCTCCGACGACCTGGCCGCGGTCGCCGCCCGGCACATCACCGGCGTGAGCTCGATCATCTGGGGCAACGACTACCCGCACGCCGAGGGCACGTTCCGGGGCAGCCAGGAGCTGCTCGCCCAGCAGTTCGCCGGCGTCCCGGACGCGGAGCGCAAGGCGATCGTCGGCGGCACGCTCGCCGACGTGATGGGCTTCAAGCAGCCCGCGACAGTCTGA
- a CDS encoding MarR family winged helix-turn-helix transcriptional regulator, with product MPKQWNRDPIQAAYDLWVDKGWDDTADGMIAVTSLLRVHQLLMARADEILAPVELSFARYEVLVVLYFNEDAVPLSYLAKALQLHQASITNLVNKLEKQGYLERRPHPSDRRVTLAQATRTGRARTRTAIRRLNSELFSQLGLTTEETRALVSVFAKMRHAWGDAQEDGGTDAAGALLHVAQSPA from the coding sequence GTGCCCAAGCAATGGAACCGCGATCCGATCCAGGCCGCGTACGACCTGTGGGTCGACAAGGGCTGGGACGACACCGCCGACGGCATGATCGCGGTTACCTCACTGCTGCGGGTACACCAGCTCCTCATGGCGCGCGCCGACGAGATCCTCGCTCCCGTCGAGCTGTCGTTCGCGCGCTATGAGGTGCTCGTCGTCCTGTACTTCAACGAGGACGCGGTGCCGCTGTCGTACCTCGCGAAGGCACTGCAGCTGCACCAGGCGAGCATCACGAACCTCGTCAACAAGCTGGAGAAGCAGGGCTACCTGGAGCGGCGGCCGCATCCGTCGGACCGTCGGGTCACTCTCGCCCAGGCCACCCGCACCGGCCGGGCCCGCACCCGCACCGCCATCCGGCGGCTGAACTCCGAGCTGTTCTCCCAGCTCGGGCTTACCACCGAGGAGACGCGAGCGCTGGTCTCGGTCTTCGCGAAGATGCGCCACGCCTGGGGAGACGCCCAGGAGGACGGAGGAACCGATGCCGCTGGCGCTCTGCTGCATGTCGCACAGTCCCCTGCTTGA
- a CDS encoding 3-carboxyethylcatechol 2,3-dioxygenase, translating into MPLALCCMSHSPLLDITTQRPELEADVAGALGAARDFAAAVDPDVVVIFVPDHFNGFFYRQLPPFCLGVAARAIGDYSSLAGDLAVPTGLARELAGAVLDAGVDLSISHRMEVDHSTAQPLRELFGALDARPVIPVFINAAAPPLGPLSRSRALGTAIGRFFAARDERVLFVGSGGISHDPPVPALDTAPAPVAERLVSGRPLTAEEAERKHIGAAAEGERLAAGTSDRLPLTPDWDEAFLDLLGAGKLTELDGWSNNEVGAHGGGAHEIRTWIAAYAALAVAGPYEVGYRYYRAIPEYIAGFAVTTALPTG; encoded by the coding sequence ATGCCGCTGGCGCTCTGCTGCATGTCGCACAGTCCCCTGCTTGACATCACCACGCAGCGCCCGGAGCTGGAGGCGGACGTGGCGGGGGCACTCGGCGCGGCCCGCGACTTCGCCGCCGCCGTCGACCCCGACGTCGTCGTCATCTTCGTGCCGGACCACTTCAACGGGTTCTTCTACCGGCAGCTGCCGCCGTTCTGCCTGGGCGTCGCCGCCAGGGCGATCGGCGACTACTCCAGCCTCGCCGGGGACCTGGCGGTGCCGACCGGGCTCGCGCGCGAGCTCGCCGGCGCCGTCCTCGACGCGGGCGTAGACCTGTCGATCTCGCACCGGATGGAGGTCGACCACTCCACCGCGCAGCCGCTGCGTGAGCTCTTCGGCGCCCTGGACGCGCGACCGGTCATCCCGGTCTTCATCAACGCGGCCGCGCCGCCGCTCGGGCCGTTGTCGCGGTCGCGGGCGCTGGGCACGGCGATCGGGCGGTTCTTCGCGGCCCGCGACGAGCGGGTGCTGTTCGTCGGCTCGGGCGGTATCTCGCATGACCCGCCGGTGCCCGCGCTCGACACCGCTCCCGCACCCGTGGCCGAGCGGCTCGTCTCCGGTCGCCCGCTCACCGCCGAGGAGGCGGAGCGCAAGCACATCGGCGCCGCCGCCGAGGGCGAGCGGCTGGCCGCCGGGACGAGCGACCGGCTGCCGCTGACCCCGGACTGGGACGAGGCGTTCCTCGACCTGCTCGGGGCGGGCAAGCTCACCGAGCTCGACGGCTGGAGCAACAACGAGGTCGGTGCCCACGGCGGGGGCGCGCACGAGATCCGCACCTGGATCGCCGCCTACGCGGCGCTGGCCGTCGCCGGACCGTACGAGGTCGGCTACCGCTACTACCGCGCGATCCCCGAGTACATCGCCGGCTTCGCCGTGACCACCGCGCTGCCCACCGGCTGA